One segment of Acidovorax sp. DW039 DNA contains the following:
- a CDS encoding phytanoyl-CoA dioxygenase family protein: MDASHNTPVPPAQISALALSTFQNQGYALVPQAVDQPACEALAAACAGVDSRSGGSRNMLQQPWCTTLAERLRQHPTVAACLPQGAVAVQCTYFEKAADRNWLVAMHQDLSVPVARPESAPGWHGWAQKEGHWFVQPPSAWLAQLVAVRLHLDECGPEDGPLRVIAGSHASGRLDAEAIAALRQSQPEVICTAAAGTALLIRPLLLHASSKSTGTGRRRVLHFLFGPATLPFGLQWQDSTGRAQERAAD; encoded by the coding sequence ATGGACGCTTCCCACAACACCCCCGTTCCGCCCGCGCAAATAAGCGCATTGGCACTCAGCACTTTTCAAAACCAGGGCTATGCGCTGGTGCCACAGGCCGTTGACCAGCCCGCATGCGAAGCCCTGGCGGCAGCGTGCGCGGGGGTGGACAGCCGCTCGGGCGGCAGCCGCAACATGCTGCAGCAGCCCTGGTGCACAACGCTGGCCGAGCGGTTGCGCCAACACCCGACCGTCGCGGCCTGCCTGCCCCAGGGCGCAGTGGCCGTGCAATGCACGTACTTTGAAAAAGCCGCGGATCGGAATTGGCTGGTGGCAATGCACCAGGACCTGAGCGTGCCTGTGGCCCGGCCAGAAAGCGCGCCTGGCTGGCACGGCTGGGCCCAGAAAGAAGGCCATTGGTTTGTGCAACCCCCGTCCGCCTGGCTGGCACAGCTGGTGGCGGTGCGGCTGCATCTGGACGAATGCGGCCCGGAAGATGGCCCGCTGCGCGTGATCGCCGGGAGTCATGCGAGCGGCAGGCTGGACGCTGAAGCCATCGCGGCGCTGCGCCAGTCTCAGCCCGAAGTCATCTGCACCGCCGCCGCAGGCACTGCGCTGTTGATACGCCCCCTGCTGCTGCACGCCTCCTCCAAATCCACCGGCACAGGGCGCAGGCGTGTGCTGCACTTCCTGTTTGGCCCGGCAACGCTGCCGTTCGGATTGCAGTGGCAGGACTCGACAGGACGAGCGCAAGAGCGTGCCGCTGACTGA
- a CDS encoding GntR family transcriptional regulator: MKTELNNPQTLNDRMAEVIRHKIVQGEFAPGQRLSEAALSESLEISRNTLREVFRLLTKEGLLKHEPNRGVFVAIPTIASIIDIYRVRRLIECQALAQAYPRHPAKKHLRDAVEMALRCRDAGDWQGVGTANMEFHMAIVELADSERLNVMFSHLLAELRLAFGLLNDPEFLHMPYVEMNVNILELFEAGKLQEAAAALNEYLVHSERIVLAVYARRISDGGAPR; this comes from the coding sequence ACTGAACAACCCGCAAACGCTGAATGACCGCATGGCCGAAGTGATCCGGCACAAGATCGTGCAAGGTGAGTTCGCGCCGGGCCAGCGCCTGTCAGAGGCCGCCCTGAGCGAGAGTCTGGAAATTTCGCGCAACACGCTGCGCGAGGTGTTCCGGCTGTTGACCAAAGAGGGGCTGCTCAAGCACGAGCCCAACCGGGGCGTATTTGTGGCCATCCCCACGATTGCGTCGATCATCGATATCTACCGGGTGCGCAGGCTGATCGAGTGCCAGGCCCTGGCCCAGGCTTACCCGCGCCACCCGGCCAAAAAGCATTTGCGCGATGCCGTGGAGATGGCGCTGCGCTGCCGTGATGCCGGCGACTGGCAAGGTGTGGGTACGGCCAACATGGAGTTCCACATGGCCATCGTGGAGCTGGCCGACAGCGAACGCCTGAACGTGATGTTCTCGCACCTGCTGGCCGAGCTGCGGCTGGCGTTTGGCCTGCTGAACGACCCCGAGTTTCTGCACATGCCCTATGTGGAAATGAACGTGAACATCCTGGAACTGTTTGAGGCGGGCAAGCTGCAAGAGGCTGCCGCTGCACTGAACGAGTACCTGGTGCACTCCGAGCGCATCGTGCTAGCCGTGTATGCGCGGCGCATTTCGGATGGCGGAGCCCCTCGCTGA
- a CDS encoding GGDEF domain-containing protein, whose translation MFEVHSLAAMSGLMAVVLGVVLLGVRANYPTSIRGLRHWGLAPLLCGLATVTYMVGGFLPAWVSVLGGNGLLMMGFAYFLFGTQRFLGLPDVRRPWYVLFAVCLTLLALFLWVQPDYRFRVFFFTSTLAVTCVVHVRVLWRNGKGFANRLTACALIMQSVVLVVRGVWSLWMDSPFDNRFTPSLMQSLYLGTYSFAVLLVCVGVLLMASERVRSEFEHLATHDSLTGALARRAVLELADSEMQRWQRYGHTFSVLMLDVDHFKQINDTHGHLVGDAVLRDVVSHVRGALRASDRLGRYGGEEFLVLMPATDLPAAQAVAERVAATVRNAPVAAGGPHCTVSIGVTSVGAGDANFDVLLARADAALYRAKSGGRDRVVAAEPGIS comes from the coding sequence ATGTTTGAAGTCCATTCATTGGCCGCGATGTCCGGCCTGATGGCTGTAGTCCTGGGAGTGGTGCTGCTAGGGGTACGCGCCAATTACCCCACCTCTATTCGAGGGCTGCGTCATTGGGGGCTGGCTCCCTTGCTGTGTGGCCTGGCCACGGTGACGTACATGGTGGGCGGCTTCTTGCCAGCCTGGGTGTCTGTGCTGGGGGGCAATGGGCTGCTCATGATGGGGTTTGCCTATTTCCTCTTTGGGACGCAGAGATTTCTGGGCCTGCCTGATGTCCGGCGTCCCTGGTATGTGCTCTTTGCGGTGTGCCTGACGCTGCTGGCCCTGTTCCTCTGGGTGCAGCCGGACTACCGGTTTCGGGTCTTTTTCTTTACCAGCACTTTGGCCGTGACCTGCGTGGTGCATGTGCGCGTGCTGTGGCGCAATGGCAAGGGCTTTGCCAACCGGCTTACGGCGTGCGCGCTGATCATGCAGTCGGTGGTGCTGGTAGTGCGGGGTGTCTGGTCGCTGTGGATGGACAGCCCCTTCGACAACCGCTTCACGCCCTCACTCATGCAGTCGCTCTATCTCGGCACGTACAGCTTCGCGGTGTTGCTGGTGTGCGTTGGTGTGCTGCTAATGGCCAGTGAGCGGGTGCGCTCCGAGTTTGAACACCTCGCCACGCACGACAGCCTGACCGGCGCCTTGGCCCGCCGTGCGGTGCTGGAGCTGGCGGACAGCGAAATGCAACGCTGGCAGCGCTACGGACACACTTTCTCCGTGCTGATGCTGGATGTGGACCACTTCAAGCAGATCAACGACACCCATGGGCATTTGGTGGGCGACGCCGTTTTGCGCGACGTGGTGAGCCATGTGCGTGGAGCCTTGCGCGCCTCGGACCGGCTGGGGCGCTATGGTGGCGAGGAGTTTCTGGTGTTGATGCCTGCCACCGACTTGCCAGCTGCCCAGGCTGTGGCCGAGCGTGTAGCCGCTACCGTGCGCAACGCCCCTGTGGCGGCGGGCGGCCCGCATTGCACGGTGAGCATCGGTGTCACATCGGTGGGCGCTGGCGACGCGAATTTTGATGTGCTGCTGGCACGCGCAGACGCTGCGCTGTACCGTGCCAAATCGGGTGGAAGGGACCGCGTGGTCGCTGCCGAGCCTGGAATTTCGTGA